A DNA window from Halomicrobium mukohataei DSM 12286 contains the following coding sequences:
- a CDS encoding ABC transporter substrate-binding protein, with protein sequence MSRDDTTHEAPTRRDYVKYGGAVIGGGLLAGCTGNSADGDNADTDSPKIEESTGGETDSPEETKTPEDTSYSVTMEPVGEVTFEGVPTTWLSTDSELTDMAFCLGQIDGWIPTPLRSFNYFEHLGVDLRSRYPNSDPYTWKEGEADYDGKEYVYEVEPDLLMFFPQRRLVYNKAWDEGDLEEISENVAPIFGTNVYRNNSSLNYDQPSIYEAFEKLARVFKEEARYEAFVEVHDQMIRTVNSKLPPEEERPTIAYLSDASDPNRGNIYPVGFDGELGQSKHFRDLEAVNAFEISEQTDYEGLLQADPDVIIIQGALEYTGNLVSDENGEAVFDLDQFRKNYVLPMEDNSVGQKVTAVQENRIEPGGVSRQGPLTNLYNTEILAQQVYPKQFGEFDPENPFDSAEEHQLFDRERVRDIINGDL encoded by the coding sequence ATGTCGAGAGACGATACGACACACGAGGCACCGACGCGCAGAGACTACGTGAAGTACGGCGGGGCGGTCATTGGCGGTGGGCTACTGGCCGGCTGTACGGGAAACAGCGCTGATGGCGACAACGCTGATACCGACAGCCCGAAGATCGAAGAATCAACCGGCGGTGAGACGGACAGTCCTGAAGAAACCAAAACTCCCGAAGACACGTCGTACTCGGTGACGATGGAACCAGTAGGAGAGGTTACATTTGAGGGAGTTCCAACTACCTGGCTCAGTACAGACTCGGAATTGACTGACATGGCGTTCTGTCTCGGTCAAATCGATGGATGGATTCCGACACCACTGCGGAGTTTCAACTACTTCGAACATCTCGGTGTAGACCTTCGCAGTCGTTACCCCAATTCTGACCCATACACGTGGAAGGAAGGAGAAGCGGACTACGACGGAAAAGAGTACGTATACGAAGTCGAGCCCGATCTCCTGATGTTCTTTCCGCAACGACGCTTGGTGTATAACAAAGCGTGGGACGAGGGTGATTTGGAAGAAATCTCGGAGAACGTAGCCCCAATTTTCGGCACGAACGTTTATCGGAACAATTCAAGCCTGAACTACGACCAACCATCCATCTACGAGGCCTTTGAAAAGCTCGCACGGGTTTTCAAGGAGGAAGCCAGGTACGAGGCGTTCGTCGAGGTTCACGACCAGATGATCCGGACCGTGAACTCGAAACTACCACCCGAGGAGGAACGACCGACTATCGCGTATCTCAGCGATGCGAGTGACCCTAACAGAGGGAATATTTATCCGGTCGGCTTCGACGGAGAATTAGGACAGTCGAAGCACTTCCGAGACCTTGAAGCCGTCAACGCATTTGAAATCTCCGAGCAGACCGACTACGAGGGGCTTCTACAAGCCGATCCCGACGTAATCATTATTCAGGGAGCTCTAGAATACACCGGAAATCTTGTCTCCGACGAGAACGGTGAAGCAGTATTTGATCTTGACCAATTCCGCAAAAATTACGTTCTGCCAATGGAGGATAATTCGGTCGGTCAGAAGGTGACTGCTGTTCAGGAAAACAGGATCGAGCCGGGCGGAGTGAGTCGACAGGGACCGTTGACGAATCTCTACAATACGGAGATACTTGCTCAGCAGGTATATCCCAAGCAGTTTGGAGAGTTTGATCCAGAAAATCCGTTCGACAGTGCTGAGGAACACCAGCTATTTGATCGAGAACGCGTCCGAGACATTATCAACGGCGACCTCTGA
- a CDS encoding FecCD family ABC transporter permease has protein sequence MSGEPVTGTEQSSGTRDTRRFVWLLDPKLVTTAIGSVVIIVVAGLVQVSFGAYTMSIGQAWAAVFNPDVIFNQQAWHAFLLGGEMPEMGKESLIVWNIRLPRVFVGAIVGMNLGVSGAIFQAITRNELASPFILGVSSGAGLMILLVLVVFGGLAAFLPLIAAVGGAVAFLIVYAIAWKNGTSPVRLVLAGVIVGTVFGSVQTGLFFFADDIGIVQSAIAWTTGSLTGTDWEQVRMALPWSIVAILLAITGARQCNVMLLGEQTAKSLGMSIEKVRFALSGVAVLAAAASIAVAGIVGFVGLIVPHMVRNLVGSDYKKVIVGCLFVGPALMVGADVGARLALNPVQIPVGIVTGLVGGPYFLYLMRKKQNMGEI, from the coding sequence ATGAGCGGCGAACCCGTCACCGGAACTGAACAGTCGAGCGGCACCCGCGACACCCGTCGATTCGTCTGGTTGCTCGACCCGAAACTCGTGACGACCGCGATCGGTAGTGTCGTCATCATCGTCGTCGCCGGGCTCGTGCAAGTGAGCTTCGGTGCGTACACGATGAGTATCGGTCAGGCGTGGGCAGCCGTGTTCAACCCCGACGTGATCTTTAACCAACAGGCGTGGCACGCGTTCCTGTTGGGCGGGGAGATGCCGGAGATGGGCAAGGAGAGCCTCATCGTCTGGAACATTCGCTTACCCCGAGTATTCGTCGGGGCTATCGTCGGGATGAATCTCGGCGTCTCCGGTGCGATCTTCCAAGCGATCACTCGCAACGAACTGGCGAGCCCGTTCATTCTCGGCGTCTCCTCGGGTGCGGGACTGATGATCCTGCTCGTGCTCGTCGTCTTCGGCGGGCTGGCGGCCTTCCTGCCCCTCATCGCCGCCGTCGGCGGCGCAGTCGCCTTTTTGATCGTCTACGCTATCGCCTGGAAGAACGGCACGTCGCCGGTCAGGCTCGTCCTCGCGGGCGTGATCGTCGGGACCGTCTTCGGCAGCGTCCAGACGGGGCTGTTCTTCTTCGCCGACGACATCGGCATCGTCCAGTCGGCGATCGCGTGGACGACTGGGTCACTGACGGGGACCGACTGGGAGCAGGTGCGGATGGCGCTGCCGTGGTCGATCGTCGCGATCCTGCTGGCGATCACCGGCGCGCGGCAGTGTAACGTGATGCTGCTCGGCGAGCAGACTGCGAAGTCGCTCGGGATGTCGATCGAGAAGGTGCGGTTCGCGCTCTCGGGCGTGGCCGTGCTTGCCGCTGCGGCGTCGATCGCCGTCGCCGGTATCGTCGGCTTCGTCGGGCTGATCGTCCCGCACATGGTGCGAAACCTCGTCGGTAGCGACTACAAGAAGGTGATCGTCGGCTGTCTGTTCGTGGGCCCCGCGCTGATGGTCGGCGCTGACGTGGGCGCGCGGCTCGCGCTCAACCCGGTCCAGATCCCGGTCGGGATCGTCACCGGGCTCGTCGGTGGTCCCTACTTCCTGTACCTGATGCGAAAGAAGCAGAACATGGGAGAGATCTGA
- a CDS encoding FAD-dependent oxidoreductase → MSTVRSDVVVVGGGVAGLSAATFTARHGLDTLVVDSGESIESQCTPDRTAAVRSVCKSFQLLL, encoded by the coding sequence ATGAGCACCGTTCGATCGGATGTGGTCGTGGTCGGTGGCGGCGTCGCCGGGCTCTCGGCAGCGACGTTCACCGCCCGCCACGGCCTCGACACGCTCGTCGTCGACTCTGGGGAGTCGATCGAAAGTCAATGCACACCCGATCGCACGGCAGCAGTGCGATCGGTGTGTAAATCGTTTCAATTGTTACTATAG
- a CDS encoding ABC transporter ATP-binding protein, protein MARNTTETRQRNGSEEALSNESAADAIGSKQASELSGEDLVLRYPSMDEPVIDGERLVATPGAVTALVGPNGSGKSTLLKGLAKQLTPDEGTVLLDGRDVHSMGTKELARKLGLLSQESTSPESITVEDLVYHGRYPHRGFFETTTEEDNRAVDRAIDLAGCGHLRDREVGSLSGGQKQLAWIAMVLAQDTDVLLLDEPTTFLDLHHQLEVMEIVETLRDESDITVVVVLHDIEQAARLADEMVALKDGAIRARGTPEEVVTEELLADVFEIDAEVDVIERGPRVTPLRARHDDVDRAGGDAEEAEGSPPEVLEAE, encoded by the coding sequence ATGGCACGCAACACTACCGAGACACGGCAGCGGAACGGCAGCGAGGAAGCGCTCTCGAACGAGTCGGCCGCCGACGCTATCGGCTCGAAGCAGGCGAGCGAGCTCTCGGGAGAGGATCTCGTCCTCAGATACCCCTCGATGGACGAGCCAGTGATCGACGGCGAGCGGCTCGTCGCGACGCCGGGAGCGGTCACCGCCTTAGTCGGGCCGAACGGCTCCGGCAAGAGCACGCTGTTGAAGGGGCTCGCCAAGCAGCTCACGCCCGACGAGGGGACGGTACTTTTGGACGGCCGCGACGTTCACTCGATGGGAACGAAGGAGCTGGCTCGCAAGCTCGGGCTGCTCTCCCAGGAGAGCACGTCGCCGGAGTCGATCACGGTTGAGGACCTCGTCTACCACGGCCGATATCCCCACCGGGGATTCTTCGAGACTACCACCGAGGAGGACAACCGCGCGGTCGACCGGGCGATCGACCTCGCCGGCTGCGGACACCTCCGTGACCGCGAGGTCGGGAGCCTCTCGGGCGGGCAGAAACAGCTCGCGTGGATCGCGATGGTGCTCGCACAGGACACCGACGTGTTACTGCTCGACGAACCAACGACGTTCCTCGACCTTCATCACCAACTCGAAGTGATGGAAATCGTCGAGACGCTGCGTGACGAGAGCGACATCACGGTCGTGGTCGTCCTCCACGACATCGAGCAGGCGGCCCGGCTCGCCGACGAGATGGTCGCACTCAAGGACGGCGCGATCCGGGCGCGCGGGACCCCCGAAGAGGTCGTCACCGAGGAGTTGCTCGCGGACGTGTTCGAGATCGACGCCGAAGTCGATGTCATCGAGCGCGGGCCGCGGGTCACGCCGCTTCGGGCGCGGCACGACGATGTCGACCGAGCAGGCGGCGACGCCGAAGAGGCCGAGGGCTCTCCGCCGGAGGTACTCGAAGCCGAGTGA
- a CDS encoding zinc-dependent alcohol dehydrogenase family protein: MRAAIYDGPGEISVEEVPRPEIEDPGDAIVRVTHTAVCGSDLWFYRGESDREAGSRVGHEPMGVVEAVGDDVDSVRPGDHVFAPFVVSCGYCEYCRRGLHTSCVNGDSWGGDNGGAQGEYVRSPHADGTLVRVPDRYADDEDVLESVLPLTDVMGTGHHAAVSAGVGAGDTCVVVGDGAVGLCGVLAARRLGASRIVAVGHHPDRLALAAEFGATETVLGGDGTDVVDRVRELTYGGAEHVLECVGAASAMEQAVEVCRPGGTVGYVGVPHGVDDAGVPIFDMFGDNIALRGGVAPVRAYADDLLEDVLGGTLDPSPIFTKTVSLEEIAAGYRAMDERDAIKVLVEP; the protein is encoded by the coding sequence ATGCGTGCTGCCATCTACGACGGACCAGGCGAGATCAGTGTCGAGGAGGTACCGCGGCCGGAGATCGAAGACCCCGGCGACGCCATCGTCCGCGTGACACACACCGCGGTCTGTGGCTCGGACCTCTGGTTCTACCGCGGGGAGAGTGACCGCGAGGCGGGCTCACGCGTCGGTCACGAGCCGATGGGGGTCGTCGAGGCCGTGGGCGACGACGTCGACAGCGTCCGGCCGGGCGATCACGTGTTCGCGCCCTTCGTCGTCAGCTGTGGCTACTGCGAGTACTGCCGTCGCGGACTCCACACCTCCTGTGTCAACGGCGACAGCTGGGGCGGGGACAACGGCGGCGCGCAGGGCGAGTACGTCCGATCGCCCCACGCCGACGGGACGCTGGTCCGCGTCCCGGATCGGTACGCCGACGACGAGGACGTGCTCGAATCCGTGCTCCCGCTGACCGACGTGATGGGGACGGGCCACCACGCGGCGGTCAGTGCGGGCGTCGGCGCGGGCGACACCTGCGTGGTCGTCGGAGACGGTGCGGTCGGGCTCTGTGGCGTCCTGGCTGCGCGACGGCTCGGGGCGTCACGGATCGTCGCCGTCGGACACCATCCCGATCGGCTGGCGCTGGCCGCCGAGTTCGGGGCGACCGAGACGGTGCTGGGCGGCGACGGCACCGACGTCGTCGATCGCGTGCGCGAACTGACCTACGGCGGTGCCGAGCACGTGCTCGAATGCGTGGGTGCCGCCAGCGCGATGGAGCAGGCCGTCGAGGTCTGTCGGCCGGGCGGGACCGTCGGCTACGTCGGCGTCCCCCACGGCGTCGACGACGCCGGTGTGCCGATCTTCGACATGTTCGGCGACAACATCGCCCTCAGAGGGGGCGTTGCACCGGTACGGGCGTACGCCGACGACCTGCTCGAAGACGTGCTCGGCGGGACGCTCGATCCGTCGCCGATCTTCACCAAGACCGTCTCCCTGGAGGAGATCGCCGCGGGCTATCGGGCGATGGACGAACGCGACGCGATCAAAGTGCTCGTCGAGCCCTGA